One segment of Primulina tabacum isolate GXHZ01 chromosome 6, ASM2559414v2, whole genome shotgun sequence DNA contains the following:
- the LOC142548685 gene encoding rRNA 2'-O-methyltransferase fibrillarin 1-like, with product MVATTPNRGRGGGGGFRGGRGDGGRGGRGGRGGFGGRGAGGGSAMKRGGARGAGGGRGAPRGRGGGRGGMKGGSKVVVEPHRHEGVFIAKGKEDALCTKNMVPGEAVYNEKRVSVQNEDGTKIEYRVWNPFRSKLAAAILGGVDNVWIKPGARVLYLGAASGTTVSHVSDIVGPGGVVYAVEFSHRSGRDLVNMAKKRTNVIPIIEDARHPAKYRMLVGMVDVIFSDVAQPDQARILALNASYFLKAGGHFVISIKANCIDSTVPAEAVFAQEVKKLQADQFKPAEQVTLEPFERDHACVVGGYRVPKKQKTAA from the exons ATGGTAGCGACAACCCCAAACAGAG GCCGTGGCGGTGGCGGCGGGTTTAGAGGGGGCAGAGGAGATGGAGGAAGGGGAGGAAGAGGTGGTAGAGGAGGGTTCGGTGGAAGGGGAGCCGGCGGTGGGAGTGCCATGAAGAGAGGAGGCGCAAGAGGTGCAGGTGGAGGAAGAGGTGCACCCCGAGGAAGAGGAGGCGGAAGAGGCGGGATGAAGGGAGGAAGCAAAGTGGTTGTGGAGCCGCATAGGCATGAGGGTGTATTCATTGCTAAGGGGAAAGAAGATGCTCTTTGCACCAAGAATATGGTTCCTGGCGAAGCTGTTTATAATGAGAAGAGAGTCTCTGTTCAG AATGAAGATGGAACAAAGATTGAGTACAGAGTGTGGAATCCTTTTCGTTCTAAGTTGGCTGCTGCAATTCTTGGTGGAGTTGATAATGTGTGGATT AAACCTGGTGCTCGTGTACTTTACCTTGGAGCTGCTTCAGGAACCACTGTTTCTCATGTTTCTGATATCGTTGGCCCT GGTGGGGTTGTCTATGCCGTTGAATTTTCTCATAGGAGTGGTAGAGACTTGGTGAATATGGCGAAGAAAAGGACTAATGTCATCCCCATCATTGAAGATGCTAGACATCCTGCGAAGTATAGAATGCTTGTTGGAATGGTGGATGTCATATTCTCTGACGTTGCTCAGCCTGACCAG GCAAGAATTTTAGCTCTAAATGCATCCTATTTCTTAAAAGCTGGAGGCCACTTTGTGATTTCAATTAAG GCAAACTGCATTGACTCAACGGTACCTGCTGAGGCTGTATTTGCCCAGGAAGTAAAAAAGTTGCAGGCGGACCAATTCAAGCCTGCTGAGCAGGTTACTCTTGAACCTTTTGAGCGAGACCATGCTTGTGTTGTTGGTGGTTACCGTGTGCCAAAGAAACAAAAAACTGCAGCCTAG